The proteins below are encoded in one region of Aquisphaera giovannonii:
- the pyrF gene encoding orotidine-5'-phosphate decarboxylase, which produces MNFADQLVEAVRRKRNPVVVGIDPRPEELPGGFLDRFPGDRAGVAAALKAFGCDVLDVVAPLVPAVKFQSAFYEAYGPEGLAALHATVEHAKSRGAIVLFDGKRNDIGSTAEAYARAYLGKVPIGGAFEPPWHADAITVNPYLGTDGITPFVRVAAREQKGVFVLVRTSNASAREFQDLVADGKPLYRHVAEKLLTWGAGHAGESGYNLVGAVVGATYPQELAELREAMPGILFLVPGYGVQGGTAKDIAPAFDEHGLGAIVNNSRGITFAYERPHLAAQFPGNWQGAVEQAVRDMIQDLAANTSAGRLRD; this is translated from the coding sequence GTGAACTTCGCGGACCAGCTCGTCGAGGCCGTGCGTCGCAAGCGGAACCCTGTCGTGGTCGGGATCGATCCCCGGCCGGAGGAGCTGCCCGGAGGGTTCCTGGACCGCTTCCCGGGCGATCGGGCGGGCGTGGCCGCAGCCCTGAAGGCGTTCGGGTGCGACGTGCTCGACGTCGTGGCGCCGCTCGTGCCCGCGGTGAAATTCCAGTCGGCCTTCTACGAGGCGTACGGGCCCGAGGGGCTCGCCGCACTCCACGCGACCGTGGAACACGCCAAGTCGCGCGGGGCGATCGTCCTCTTCGACGGCAAGAGGAACGACATCGGCTCGACGGCCGAGGCGTATGCCCGGGCCTACCTCGGCAAGGTCCCCATCGGAGGGGCATTCGAGCCGCCCTGGCACGCCGACGCGATCACGGTCAACCCGTACCTCGGCACCGACGGCATCACCCCGTTCGTCCGCGTCGCGGCGCGCGAGCAGAAGGGCGTCTTCGTCCTCGTGAGGACGAGCAACGCCTCCGCGCGAGAGTTCCAGGACCTCGTGGCCGACGGCAAGCCGCTGTACCGCCACGTGGCGGAGAAGCTGCTGACGTGGGGGGCCGGCCACGCCGGCGAATCCGGGTACAACCTCGTCGGGGCCGTCGTGGGGGCCACCTACCCGCAGGAGCTTGCGGAGCTCCGCGAGGCGATGCCCGGGATCCTCTTCCTGGTCCCCGGCTACGGCGTCCAGGGCGGGACCGCGAAGGACATCGCCCCGGCCTTCGACGAGCACGGGCTCGGGGCGATCGTCAACAACTCCCGGGGGATCACGTTCGCCTACGAGCGGCCCCACTTGGCCGCGCAGTTCCCGGGCAACTGGCAAGGGGCCGTCGAGCAGGCCGTCCGCGACATGATCCAGGACCTGGCCGCGAACACGAGCGCAGGCCGACTCCGCGACTGA